A single genomic interval of Brevibacillus brevis harbors:
- a CDS encoding alpha/beta hydrolase family protein produces the protein MKKKIMISMMIIVLLFGGAGLYILEQNSFNMVEEAVEIQTSEGKLTGTFVLPKNYTNKLGLVLFIHGDGPIDATHDDGYKPLWERLASLGYASLSLNKRGMNGSEGNWLHQSIDDRVEEARQAIAWAKEQPMIDEKQIGVWGASQAGWVIPKLAKKEPLAFSLLLSPAINWVSQGQYHTRKKMVIDGYSEAEIQDKEAYDQQVLTLLEKQASYEEYVKIARENNLMAKDRWTFVSKNFLSDATNDLPNFNSPVLLILGEEDIHVDVKETERVYRDIVKPELLTVAVFPDADHSMLSKQTANSNMQAIIISLFAPRQITIPGYMDAIEQFLKKLPKHT, from the coding sequence ATGAAAAAGAAAATAATGATTTCCATGATGATCATCGTCCTGCTATTTGGCGGTGCAGGACTATACATATTGGAGCAAAACAGCTTTAATATGGTTGAGGAAGCTGTTGAAATCCAGACATCGGAAGGCAAATTGACCGGTACGTTCGTACTGCCTAAAAACTACACGAACAAATTGGGCTTAGTCTTGTTTATACATGGTGATGGACCTATTGATGCCACGCATGATGATGGCTATAAGCCGCTATGGGAGCGGTTAGCCTCACTTGGTTACGCCTCCTTGTCCCTTAATAAGAGAGGAATGAACGGTTCCGAGGGCAATTGGTTACACCAGAGTATAGATGACCGCGTGGAAGAAGCGCGTCAGGCTATTGCTTGGGCAAAAGAGCAGCCGATGATTGACGAGAAACAGATTGGGGTTTGGGGAGCAAGCCAGGCAGGATGGGTCATTCCAAAGCTCGCCAAGAAGGAACCGCTCGCATTCAGTCTACTTCTATCGCCCGCCATTAATTGGGTAAGTCAAGGGCAATATCATACACGCAAAAAAATGGTGATAGACGGGTATTCAGAAGCGGAAATTCAAGACAAAGAGGCGTATGACCAGCAAGTACTCACGTTATTGGAAAAACAAGCTTCCTATGAGGAGTATGTGAAAATTGCTCGCGAAAATAATTTGATGGCAAAAGACAGATGGACATTTGTGAGCAAAAATTTCTTGTCAGATGCCACTAATGACCTTCCGAATTTCAATTCGCCTGTGCTTCTGATACTGGGGGAAGAAGATATACATGTCGATGTGAAGGAAACGGAGAGGGTATATCGTGACATCGTAAAACCTGAGCTGCTGACCGTAGCGGTCTTTCCTGACGCTGATCACTCTATGTTAAGCAAGCAAACGGCAAATTCAAATATGCAGGCAATAATCATCAGTCTTTTCGCTCCGCGACAAATTACGATACCAGGTTATATGGATGCAATCGAGCAATTTCTAAAGAAACTTCCGAAGCATACATAA
- a CDS encoding class I SAM-dependent methyltransferase, with amino-acid sequence MGNIWNERFHSEEYYYGEEPNVFIQQQAFRFEQGQKVIAFAEGEGRNAVFLAKRNLEVTAIDYAESGLQKTKKLARKHSVDVQTQKIDLLEEDVPSEEYDAAIMVYGHFHKNAQTMVLNKMKKAIKPKGILMLEVFSEEQLTYGTGGPQELDMLYDPKEILAWCKGQEVIHFFYGEQERVAGKAHTGLAHVIQLVVRK; translated from the coding sequence ATGGGGAATATTTGGAATGAGCGCTTTCATTCGGAAGAATATTATTATGGGGAAGAACCTAACGTTTTTATTCAACAACAGGCTTTTCGGTTCGAACAAGGTCAAAAAGTGATCGCGTTTGCAGAGGGTGAAGGCCGGAATGCAGTCTTTTTAGCAAAAAGAAATCTTGAAGTGACAGCCATTGACTATGCGGAGAGTGGCTTGCAAAAAACGAAAAAACTGGCTCGGAAGCATTCCGTTGACGTACAAACCCAAAAAATTGACCTTTTGGAAGAGGATGTGCCAAGCGAAGAATATGATGCCGCGATTATGGTATATGGACATTTTCATAAAAATGCTCAGACGATGGTTCTGAATAAAATGAAAAAGGCAATAAAGCCCAAAGGAATTCTCATGCTTGAGGTATTCTCGGAGGAACAATTAACGTATGGTACAGGCGGCCCCCAGGAACTTGACATGCTTTATGATCCAAAAGAAATTCTTGCTTGGTGCAAAGGCCAAGAAGTGATCCATTTCTTCTATGGCGAACAAGAGCGTGTGGCAGGAAAGGCGCACACCGGACTAGCCCATGTCATTCAACTTGTCGTAAGAAAATGA
- a CDS encoding MerR family transcriptional regulator: MKSEITISELATLMNVSVHQIRYFEEKGVLLPAYLDNNQYRMYSMDQVYQLAHILLLRKLGVPVQSIKECMTSYSADQYGQLLNRSLRGIHAEILRLQELQQFITKVLHEQKNFQSHTNPYQIKWRETTYLARWIEMSSQMTLNAKLLAEQAKSVPNLFESDIHFIEDGSSTLTLYTETEAPGDFSIPSGNYLSTQRLVHEEDELEQVIEQFYAYAAAQSHVIQGPLILIERSYLSLFSQNQLHYELQALIELTTHSERGDRS; this comes from the coding sequence ATGAAGAGTGAAATCACCATTAGCGAATTAGCTACGCTTATGAATGTGTCTGTTCATCAGATTCGTTATTTTGAAGAGAAAGGGGTTCTTCTACCTGCTTACTTAGATAACAATCAGTATCGAATGTATAGCATGGATCAAGTTTACCAGCTAGCCCATATTCTGTTGCTTCGCAAATTGGGAGTGCCAGTCCAGTCAATTAAAGAATGCATGACTTCCTATTCTGCTGATCAATACGGGCAGCTACTCAATCGTTCTTTGAGAGGAATACATGCAGAGATACTTCGCCTTCAAGAGCTTCAGCAATTCATAACAAAGGTTTTGCATGAACAAAAGAATTTTCAATCTCACACGAATCCCTACCAAATAAAGTGGCGCGAAACCACTTATTTGGCCCGGTGGATAGAAATGAGCTCCCAAATGACGCTAAACGCCAAACTGTTGGCTGAACAGGCCAAGTCTGTCCCAAACTTGTTCGAATCGGACATTCATTTTATCGAGGATGGTTCCAGTACCCTTACGTTATACACGGAAACAGAAGCGCCTGGCGATTTTTCAATACCCAGCGGCAACTATCTTTCTACCCAAAGGCTGGTCCATGAAGAGGATGAGCTTGAACAAGTGATTGAACAGTTTTACGCCTATGCCGCAGCCCAGTCTCATGTTATACAGGGACCCTTGATCCTCATTGAAAGATCCTACTTATCCCTATTTAGTCAAAACCAACTGCATTATGAACTACAAGCTTTGATCGAACTGACTACCCATTCCGAAAGAGGAGACCGATCATGA
- a CDS encoding GNAT family N-acetyltransferase yields MTVPPITIEPMHSMYNQQIGQLLVHGFRGKFQTLTKLNDGDLALFFEKLFDHVPSDPASQRMVALQEGEVVGTISIKWKTLSTSMPTFPAWKNFYRFGKWNLLKMFIGLSFLDHKPEAGECYITDVVVHPDHQGKGIGNLLLQWAQNFAQTQPSLDKLSLYVADKNPRAEQLYQRLSFHTQLRESSFLSHFLFKEKKWSYMVKRLK; encoded by the coding sequence ATGACTGTACCACCAATTACGATAGAACCTATGCATTCTATGTATAATCAACAGATTGGTCAACTTCTTGTTCACGGGTTTCGTGGGAAATTCCAAACCCTTACGAAGCTCAATGATGGCGATCTCGCCCTCTTTTTCGAAAAGTTATTTGATCATGTCCCTTCAGATCCAGCGAGTCAACGAATGGTCGCGCTACAAGAGGGAGAAGTCGTCGGAACGATATCCATCAAGTGGAAGACCTTATCTACTAGCATGCCAACATTTCCTGCATGGAAGAACTTCTATCGTTTTGGAAAATGGAATCTCCTGAAAATGTTCATCGGATTATCTTTCTTAGACCATAAACCAGAGGCTGGAGAATGTTATATTACAGACGTTGTTGTCCATCCGGATCATCAAGGCAAAGGAATTGGAAACCTGCTATTGCAGTGGGCGCAGAATTTCGCACAAACACAGCCAAGCCTAGACAAGTTAAGCTTGTACGTCGCAGACAAAAACCCCCGGGCAGAGCAGCTTTATCAGAGATTATCGTTCCATACGCAATTGCGAGAAAGCAGCTTCCTCTCACATTTTTTATTCAAGGAGAAAAAATGGAGTTACATGGTGAAGAGATTGAAATAA
- the pepT gene encoding peptidase T — protein MKKEIMNRFISYAQVDTQSDENSETCPSTPGQLVLAQMLIDELKAIGMQEVTMDANGYVMATLPSNTDKEIPTIGFLAHMDTATDFTGAGVKPQVIENYNGQDIVLNEALNIVLSPREFPELAGYKGHTLITTDGTTLLGADDKAGIAEIMTAMDYLIRHPELKHGKVRVAFTPDEEIGRGPDKFDVSAFDAVYAYTMDGGPLGGIEYESFNAASAIITCRGKNVHPGSAKGKMVNASKIAMELHGRLPVNETPEETEGYEGFYHLSSIHGDVEQTQLRYLIRDHDRNRFQARKSELALIVEELQKKYGEQRIELEIKDEYFNMREKIEPVMEVVDIATQALENLGIVPMIQPIRGGTDGSQLSYMGLPTPNIFTGGENYHGRFEYVSVDNMLHAVNTIIEIVKLYEQRSR, from the coding sequence ATGAAAAAGGAAATCATGAATAGATTCATCTCTTACGCGCAAGTTGATACACAATCCGATGAGAACAGCGAAACTTGCCCTTCAACACCAGGGCAGCTCGTGCTTGCCCAAATGCTCATAGACGAGCTGAAAGCGATAGGTATGCAGGAAGTTACAATGGATGCAAACGGTTATGTCATGGCAACCTTACCGTCCAATACAGACAAAGAAATTCCAACAATCGGTTTTCTTGCTCATATGGATACGGCCACCGATTTTACCGGCGCTGGCGTGAAGCCGCAAGTCATTGAAAATTATAACGGACAAGACATTGTCTTGAATGAAGCGCTGAATATTGTCCTTTCACCGCGCGAGTTTCCAGAGTTGGCTGGCTATAAAGGCCACACCTTAATCACGACAGACGGTACCACATTACTTGGCGCTGATGATAAAGCCGGTATTGCCGAGATCATGACTGCCATGGATTATCTGATTCGCCATCCAGAACTGAAGCACGGGAAAGTAAGAGTAGCCTTCACCCCGGATGAAGAAATCGGCAGAGGCCCTGATAAATTTGATGTCTCCGCCTTCGATGCAGTATATGCCTATACGATGGATGGCGGGCCTCTTGGCGGGATCGAGTACGAGAGCTTTAATGCTGCATCAGCTATCATTACTTGCAGAGGGAAGAACGTTCACCCTGGCTCGGCCAAAGGTAAAATGGTCAACGCTTCAAAAATTGCCATGGAGCTGCATGGAAGGCTGCCGGTTAATGAAACTCCTGAGGAGACAGAAGGCTACGAAGGCTTTTATCATCTGTCTTCCATTCATGGAGATGTCGAGCAAACGCAGCTTCGTTATTTGATCCGGGATCACGATCGCAATCGGTTTCAGGCGAGAAAGTCAGAATTGGCTCTTATCGTAGAAGAATTACAGAAAAAATACGGAGAACAGCGAATTGAACTCGAAATCAAAGACGAATACTTCAACATGCGGGAAAAAATTGAGCCTGTAATGGAAGTAGTGGACATCGCTACACAAGCACTAGAAAACCTCGGAATCGTACCGATGATTCAACCGATTCGTGGTGGCACGGATGGCTCACAGCTATCATACATGGGGTTGCCAACACCGAATATTTTCACAGGCGGGGAAAACTACCACGGGCGGTTCGAGTATGTCTCCGTTGACAACATGCTGCACGCTGTGAACACCATCATCGAAATCGTTAAGTTGTATGAGCAAAGATCCAGATGA
- a CDS encoding dihydrofolate reductase family protein produces MTRRIILDLAVTLDGFIEGKNGEVDWCVMDAEMGFVPFLHQIDTILYGRKSYDLWGQYTPEIEHSDSEKEIWGLVHSKEKYVFSKTKKGTDNKATFINDHILEEVNLLKNKPGKDIWLYGGASLITTFINLELVDEFRLSVHPVILGEGKPLFMDIKQRLNVTLVNTRTFSSGVVQLIYHLNGKSYTE; encoded by the coding sequence ATGACACGAAGAATCATATTAGATTTAGCTGTTACGTTAGATGGGTTTATTGAAGGGAAAAATGGAGAAGTTGATTGGTGCGTAATGGACGCTGAAATGGGGTTTGTTCCATTCTTACATCAAATCGACACGATACTTTATGGAAGAAAAAGTTATGACTTATGGGGGCAATATACGCCGGAAATTGAACATTCTGATTCGGAAAAAGAGATTTGGGGATTGGTCCATAGTAAAGAAAAATATGTGTTTTCCAAGACGAAAAAAGGGACTGACAATAAAGCAACATTCATCAACGATCATATTCTTGAAGAAGTCAATCTACTAAAGAATAAGCCTGGTAAAGACATCTGGCTATATGGTGGAGCAAGTCTTATTACGACTTTTATCAATTTAGAGCTGGTAGATGAATTTCGCTTATCTGTTCACCCTGTTATTTTGGGAGAAGGAAAACCGTTGTTTATGGATATAAAACAGAGGTTGAATGTAACATTGGTGAATACAAGAACGTTCTCCTCTGGCGTTGTGCAACTCATTTATCATTTGAATGGCAAATCATATACGGAATAG
- the dapF gene encoding diaminopimelate epimerase: MFDRGVPFTKMNGCGNDFIVVDNRDGLLNEVALSAFVQNVCRRGTSIGADGFMLLENSNIADFKMRYFNADGSEGEMCGNGARCMSRFAYHIGAAKTKMSFETMAGIYQAELNQNGVKVKFPDVQLQALKLNQPYEWDGPSDLYHYGVVGVPHTVWFVKNVFAIADDQLREWGRMVRNDQQQFPNGTNVNFVELIDRQTLRIRTYERGVEAETYACGSGSTAAAIIAGVLGHVDTSVNLLTRGGPLKISYHLTDDAAESVYLEGNSKLVAEGHLLPDAWITNKTQVDIFKGLE, translated from the coding sequence ATGTTTGATCGTGGGGTTCCGTTTACAAAAATGAATGGCTGTGGCAACGACTTTATTGTAGTAGACAATCGCGATGGCCTGTTGAACGAGGTTGCGCTTTCAGCCTTTGTCCAAAATGTATGCAGGCGAGGCACTTCAATCGGTGCGGATGGGTTCATGCTGCTGGAGAACTCCAACATCGCCGATTTTAAGATGAGGTATTTTAACGCAGATGGCAGTGAAGGAGAAATGTGCGGAAACGGTGCAAGGTGCATGTCGCGCTTTGCTTACCACATCGGAGCAGCCAAGACGAAGATGAGTTTCGAAACGATGGCCGGCATCTATCAGGCAGAGCTCAATCAGAACGGCGTGAAAGTCAAGTTCCCCGACGTTCAATTGCAAGCGCTGAAGCTGAATCAACCATATGAGTGGGACGGACCGAGCGACCTCTACCACTACGGTGTTGTCGGAGTTCCCCACACGGTCTGGTTTGTCAAAAATGTTTTCGCAATAGCGGACGACCAGCTTAGAGAATGGGGACGAATGGTCAGAAATGATCAGCAGCAGTTTCCCAATGGTACGAATGTAAATTTTGTGGAACTGATTGATAGGCAAACGCTTCGCATCAGAACCTATGAGCGCGGAGTAGAGGCAGAGACCTACGCGTGCGGTTCCGGATCGACTGCTGCAGCAATCATTGCAGGTGTTTTAGGACATGTAGACACCTCTGTAAACCTGCTTACTCGAGGGGGACCACTTAAAATTTCTTACCATCTCACAGACGATGCTGCCGAATCCGTTTACTTGGAAGGCAACTCAAAGCTGGTAGCAGAAGGACATTTGTTGCCCGATGCATGGATTACGAATAAGACACAAGTTGACATATTTAAAGGTCTAGAATAG
- a CDS encoding ABC transporter ATP-binding protein, which produces MTTPILEVKGLRKLFRMKKGWLQQPHDVHALNGIDVNVYEGETLGIVGESGCGKSTLGKCILRLLEPVQGEIRFQGNEIGKMNKKEMRAVRRNMQMVFQNPFETLNPKLTIGHILTEPLISHGIPREQRQALLEETIDIVGMSKQHLSRYPHEFSGGQRQRIGIARALILRPKLIIADEPVSALDVSIQSQILNLLQDLQEQFSLTYVFISHDLSVVEHIADKVAVMYLGEIIEYAEKEKLFGRPLHPYTQALLSAKPITDPDDTREKMVLSGDLPSASNPPKGCKFHPRCHTSMEICKVEVPKLREIEGQSVACHLYQSFPAIDPS; this is translated from the coding sequence ATGACGACTCCAATCCTGGAAGTGAAAGGGCTGCGCAAGCTGTTTCGCATGAAAAAAGGGTGGCTTCAACAACCGCATGATGTTCATGCTCTAAACGGGATTGATGTGAACGTCTATGAAGGTGAAACGCTGGGGATTGTCGGGGAGTCAGGCTGTGGAAAGTCTACATTGGGAAAATGTATTCTGCGTTTGTTGGAACCGGTCCAAGGCGAAATTCGTTTCCAAGGTAACGAAATAGGAAAAATGAACAAAAAAGAAATGCGTGCAGTAAGGCGAAATATGCAAATGGTTTTTCAAAATCCATTTGAAACATTGAACCCGAAACTAACGATCGGGCACATCTTGACGGAGCCGCTAATTTCGCACGGTATTCCCAGAGAGCAGCGACAAGCGCTACTGGAAGAAACGATTGACATTGTCGGCATGAGCAAGCAGCATCTATCTCGCTATCCTCACGAATTTTCCGGAGGGCAAAGACAACGAATTGGCATCGCCCGCGCCCTGATTCTTCGGCCAAAGCTGATTATCGCAGATGAGCCTGTCTCCGCACTGGATGTGTCGATTCAATCGCAAATCCTTAATTTGCTGCAGGATTTGCAAGAACAATTTTCCTTGACCTATGTCTTCATTTCGCATGATTTGAGCGTAGTTGAGCACATTGCCGATAAAGTGGCGGTCATGTATTTAGGTGAAATCATCGAGTATGCTGAGAAAGAGAAGCTGTTTGGACGACCGCTGCATCCCTATACACAAGCGTTGCTTTCAGCCAAGCCCATTACCGATCCTGATGATACGCGAGAGAAAATGGTATTGTCAGGAGATCTCCCGTCTGCGTCTAATCCGCCGAAAGGATGTAAATTCCATCCGCGCTGCCATACCAGCATGGAAATATGCAAAGTCGAGGTGCCAAAGCTCCGTGAAATAGAAGGGCAATCGGTCGCTTGTCATCTCTATCAATCATTTCCCGCAATTGATCCTTCTTAA
- a CDS encoding ABC transporter ATP-binding protein, which produces MENVLEVTGLTTRFSKESGTITVVDQLDLHVKKGETLGIVGESGCGKSVTSLSLMRLLDNNATLTGSIRFNGKEVLALSEAEIRSLRGKEMAMIFQEPMHSLNPVLTIGRQISEVLHEHEGKSKAAVKQRVLDLLTVVGISRAEEIYRDYPHRLSGGMRQRVMIAMAIACNPSLLIADEPTTALDVTIQAQILNLIKKIRRDIGMSVIMITHDLGVIAEVCDRVMVMYAGQAIETADVRSLLRNPKHPYTVGLLQSTPRQRAKRLHSIKGSVPTPENKPKGCRFAPRCDRVMAICWERNPVLRPVDQYSSCRCWLFTQDKDHEQEGSVVGG; this is translated from the coding sequence ATGGAGAATGTATTGGAAGTGACGGGGCTGACAACCCGGTTCTCGAAAGAGTCGGGTACGATTACGGTTGTTGATCAGCTTGATTTACATGTGAAAAAAGGGGAGACACTGGGAATTGTCGGAGAGTCGGGGTGCGGCAAGAGCGTCACTTCGCTCTCGCTCATGCGACTGTTGGACAATAATGCCACTTTGACTGGAAGCATTCGGTTCAACGGGAAAGAAGTCCTTGCGCTGAGTGAAGCCGAGATACGCAGTCTCAGAGGCAAGGAAATGGCAATGATTTTTCAGGAACCGATGCATTCATTAAATCCGGTGTTGACAATCGGCCGACAAATCAGTGAGGTACTGCACGAGCATGAGGGTAAAAGCAAAGCGGCGGTAAAGCAACGGGTACTGGATTTGCTTACCGTGGTGGGCATCTCCCGGGCGGAAGAGATTTACAGGGATTACCCGCACCGTTTGTCAGGAGGAATGCGGCAGCGTGTGATGATTGCCATGGCGATCGCATGCAATCCGTCATTACTGATCGCTGATGAACCGACGACCGCATTGGATGTGACCATTCAAGCGCAAATCTTGAATCTGATCAAAAAAATCAGAAGGGATATCGGCATGTCAGTGATCATGATTACGCATGATTTAGGGGTGATCGCTGAAGTGTGCGACCGCGTCATGGTGATGTATGCGGGACAAGCGATTGAGACAGCGGACGTAAGGTCGTTGCTGCGCAATCCGAAGCACCCGTACACGGTAGGTTTGCTCCAATCGACACCAAGGCAACGCGCAAAAAGGCTTCACAGCATAAAAGGCAGTGTGCCGACACCGGAAAACAAACCCAAAGGGTGCCGGTTTGCTCCGCGATGCGATAGAGTGATGGCGATATGTTGGGAGCGGAATCCTGTGCTCCGTCCAGTGGATCAGTATTCTTCTTGTCGATGCTGGTTATTTACGCAAGACAAGGATCATGAACAGGAAGGCTCGGTGGTAGGTGGATGA
- a CDS encoding ABC transporter permease encodes MNEGSKTVADGAMYAKFPIFPKLAFWGKIKKQRAAKLSLMVLLLISVIGIVGPWIAPYDPTESNYEAFLQGPSAKHVLGTDAIGRDLFSRILYGTRVTLVVAVMAVGITVAAGTVIGVISAYVGGFIDHLLMRMMDILLALPGIILALAIVAALGPSQTNAMIAIGISSIPSFARLIRAATLVIMSSGYVEASRSIGTPSWWIILFQVLPNITNVLFVYMTLFVGGAILDTAALGFIGLGAQPPTPEWGTMLNEGKDYLSDAWWLATYPGLAITIVVLAVNRLGDALRDIFDPRTQK; translated from the coding sequence TTGAATGAGGGGAGCAAAACCGTAGCAGATGGGGCGATGTATGCCAAATTCCCGATTTTTCCCAAGCTTGCCTTTTGGGGAAAAATCAAGAAACAGCGAGCAGCAAAACTAAGCTTGATGGTGCTTTTACTCATTTCTGTGATCGGAATCGTCGGGCCTTGGATCGCTCCGTATGACCCTACTGAAAGTAACTACGAAGCCTTTTTGCAAGGCCCGTCTGCCAAGCATGTTCTCGGAACGGACGCGATCGGACGCGATTTGTTTTCCCGTATTTTATACGGAACACGCGTTACGCTTGTGGTTGCTGTCATGGCGGTCGGGATCACAGTAGCGGCAGGAACGGTGATTGGTGTTATCAGTGCGTATGTGGGAGGATTCATTGATCACCTGCTCATGCGGATGATGGATATTTTGCTTGCCTTGCCGGGGATCATTTTGGCCTTGGCCATTGTCGCGGCGCTTGGACCGAGTCAAACCAATGCGATGATCGCAATCGGCATTTCTTCGATTCCCAGCTTTGCGCGTCTGATCAGGGCAGCTACGCTCGTCATCATGTCGTCTGGATATGTGGAAGCCAGCAGATCGATCGGGACGCCGAGCTGGTGGATCATTCTCTTCCAGGTTCTCCCCAATATTACGAATGTATTGTTCGTTTACATGACATTGTTCGTCGGGGGAGCGATTCTCGATACGGCTGCATTGGGCTTTATTGGCTTGGGCGCGCAGCCGCCGACTCCCGAATGGGGGACCATGCTGAATGAAGGAAAAGATTATTTGTCCGATGCCTGGTGGCTTGCGACATACCCGGGATTGGCCATCACCATTGTCGTGTTAGCAGTAAACCGGCTGGGAGATGCTTTGCGTGATATTTTTGATCCTCGTACGCAAAAGTAA
- the nikB gene encoding nickel ABC transporter permease yields the protein MKQYLLNRMLSGVIVLLGISIFSFALVHFIPGDPVRIMLGEKATRAQVEQLREQMGLNQPLPHQYLTYMEKVIQGDFGTSLQTERPVIVEIMERFPATAKLAFAGIGIAVVIGLTMGIIAARYKNTLLDFMLMAAASIGLSLPSFWLGLIVIMLFSVQLGWFPIAGGTGWKDLVLPACTLGVLSSAMISRLTRSGMVEVLSHDYIRTARAKGLRESIILFRHALSNVMIPVVTVVGLQIATLLGGAVIIEQVFNWPGIGTLAIRAISSRDFPMIQGIVLLMGFVYVVVNMMVDLLYGLIDPRVDLITEKEGR from the coding sequence ATGAAACAGTATTTGTTGAATCGGATGCTATCAGGAGTGATTGTCCTCCTCGGGATTTCCATCTTTTCGTTTGCGCTTGTTCATTTTATTCCTGGAGATCCGGTACGGATCATGTTAGGGGAAAAGGCTACAAGAGCACAAGTGGAACAGTTACGTGAACAAATGGGGCTAAATCAGCCCCTTCCTCATCAGTACCTGACCTACATGGAAAAAGTCATCCAAGGGGATTTTGGGACTTCCTTACAAACAGAGAGACCTGTCATCGTGGAAATCATGGAACGATTTCCGGCAACGGCCAAGCTAGCCTTTGCTGGGATTGGCATCGCGGTCGTGATTGGTTTAACGATGGGAATAATCGCTGCGAGATACAAAAATACCCTCTTGGACTTTATGCTGATGGCGGCAGCCTCGATCGGATTATCGCTGCCGAGCTTCTGGTTGGGGTTAATCGTCATCATGTTATTTTCCGTTCAATTAGGCTGGTTTCCAATCGCGGGTGGTACAGGATGGAAGGATCTTGTTTTGCCTGCTTGTACCTTGGGCGTTTTGTCTTCCGCGATGATCAGCCGACTGACGCGTTCAGGTATGGTCGAAGTGCTTTCCCATGATTACATTCGAACGGCACGGGCCAAGGGATTGAGGGAGTCGATCATCCTATTCCGACACGCCTTGAGCAATGTCATGATTCCTGTTGTTACGGTGGTAGGCTTGCAAATCGCGACTCTGCTGGGCGGGGCGGTGATCATCGAACAAGTCTTCAACTGGCCTGGGATCGGTACATTGGCTATCCGTGCGATTTCATCCCGTGATTTTCCAATGATTCAGGGCATTGTGCTGCTTATGGGCTTCGTCTATGTCGTGGTAAATATGATGGTCGACCTCCTCTATGGTTTGATTGATCCGCGTGTCGACCTCATTACGGAAAAGGAGGGGCGGTAA